ttatcaaaataaattgaatgtTATAGAACTGGTTGGCcttaagtttatttaatttaatgattaTTATCACTCTATAATTCTTCCAATACACATGTGGATCTCaactaaaaatatacaataatataGCTCAAGtgcttcatttttgtttaataatatatatgtaacatCTTTAACCTCCAAGctcaaataattatatcaagTTTACATTCATTTTGCAAAGCTACTTCTGAAAACCTACCTTCACTAAATAGCATCCCAAATTATTACATCTTCAATGGTTAATATATGTCTTGTCAACTTTCATATATTGAGCAGacaatattaattagttttttacaATCATAATTATGTTAACCAGCCATTAAGTGTCTCTAAATTAATAGTCTctatcattaaattaaatccaGGGATAAACTAACACATACTTGTTTATAGTTTGAAccaatttttgaatttttgaatttactattctaataacaaattattgCCCATGAAAAcgaaattaataactaaactaCTTGCATCACACCACTAATCATTAATCATGAGAGACATACAAGGGGCAGATTATTCTAAATAAAGCCTTTTCACATAGTTTTATCATGTGAACATGGATAGAACTAAGTGAAAAGGCTTGTTTATAAAATCGtccataataataacaattaagtataataataatacagaTAATTTTCATCATATTCTTCAGAAACCCCACTTATGTAGATGTAatgcaaataaaatatagaaaagtttGGGTTGGGAAAAGGGAATTATTGGTTACGAAATTACAACTTGAGCACATGCAAACTATGAGGGCTTGGGCCCATAGCGATACCCAACAAATTTGGCAGCTAACCTCCCACTTGGAACCTAACCCAATAATGAATTTCCTATTCAAAACATAACTTCCTCTTTCTAAATTCCAACCATGTGATCCACCAAGTTTAATTTCATCCATTCTTACCTTATATTATCTTTATCGTATTGcacttcaaaatttgttgtataAGCATTCCAAACATTCCatgtgtttaatttattgaaaaaaatttaagtgtttGACATCTTGAGCTTTTTGAAGTGtattttaaaccttttttatatcaaaataatttaaataaaagtgagtgagaaaaaaacagtcaattcaaacattgactaagtaaatatttttttaaaataaaattgtaagatttttgtttataattgtAAGTTTAATTACAGATTTTCGACGTTCTTTATTAGTTGAACTAAGCTAAATAGCATATTAGTTGAACTACACTTAATTTCCCCATTTCATTTGCATACACAACAATTCTTATATGAGTATAAGATTCTTTGGAGCCAACTTAACAGCattaattgtatcaatttctACTTCCAACTTCATTCACTTTGTCAATTTAGATGTAAATGAACACTTTAGAAGCATGCCTTGTTCAAAGAACAATACATATAGTATTTTCCAAGCTACTGAAAGAATAAGTTTAAacgattctaaaattttgcattgCTTGGTTCACTCTGTTTTTCCCGTCTTATATCTCTCCTCTCCATTGATATGTAGTCAAACTCTCATGACTAAGAAGTAAATTCTGATGTGTGATTCATCAATGTCGTCCCACGGCCTTGCCACATAACAAGGCGTTTGAAGGGATGTTATATTCATTGGCAAGACTCTGAGTTTGAGTCCAGACTCTGAGATAGAATTGTTGGCCAAGATACTGTCTTTCCCAGATTGAAGACCTCAAATTCCACATCCCTTGGTTGTCCAATGACACTAATATGGTTGTCCATGAATTAGGATACACCTGCAACATCAACAAGAACATACAAGAAGCTCAGGATTGATTCCATTTGGGGGAGTAATTAGCAGATTCTAAGGATATCTATATTGGAAAAGAATGAGATAGCTCGAAATGTGTCAAAGCAAATGTATAATGAAATCATTGGATGGATCTTTTTTCTTAGAAGATTTGTCACTGCATAACGGTATTGATAATAACACTTGATACTGGAGTTGAGTCATATGGAAACAACCATGGGAGAGTTGGTTTACCTGTGCGGTGTGTCTGGTTAGAGCATCTACTAAATTGTAGGAGTTTCTACTGTCTTGACTCCATTGTCCAGAGCCATACCTATCATATTgccaagaaagaaaaaatgtcaagattTGGACAAGAAACATTGTAGAAGCAGAGAGAACAGAACATTAGCCTTACCCAACCACCCAGAAATCGTAACCATCAAGGTGGAAGGATTGCACGGTATTCTCATTGTTCTGgaaaacaatttcaacaaaatcGTGGAGAGCTGTCGGTAATACAGAAGTAGCAATGAAGGCAGGGCCATCAGAGGGAAGGCTCTGGAGGGAATCTACAGAGAAAACGCCAGGGATGTTGAAGTAATCAGCAAGCTTTAGAGGGGTATCAGAATTAACATATGAGACACGGTTGATGGCGTATCGCTGTTTTCCATTAATTAAAGCAGCAGAAGTTGCCAAAACAATTGTCTTTGTTGGGATAATCTTCCCATAATGGAAAGAGCCCTGTGGATTAGGCCTAGCTGCATTTGCTGTTAAGTTCCACCTTCAAGAAATCAATAGAAAAAGATTAGTCACCTTGTagatagaaatgaaaagaaaacgaCCTGTTACATTTTTTTGACGTACCTGAAAGTTCTGGCTTGCTTAACAGACCAATCTACTTCGATGGTAGGACCAGCAGGTAGAGGTCCAGAAACAGGTGAATTGGAATTTGAGTAATGTAACACTGCAGTTGCTGTGAGTACAGTTTTAGTGAAGCGTGTTGACGCAACGATGTAATAGTCCTTTGGGGCCTGATCTAAGGTGACTAGAACTGATAAAGATTGACCGACGTGAACATCAAGAGAGTCATATAAGTTCTGGAGAGTATGAGATCCTTCAACCTCAACTAACTTCATTTTATGTCCTTGAATCCTAAAGTTAAGAGATGTTGACAAACCCACATTTGAGATCCTGAACATGTAAGTTTTACCTGAAATATGGATGTGGAGGAGTAAGTGTTAGGCTGCTTTGGGAACTTTAATGAAAAAGGGAATGTGCAAAACTTcagaaacaaaatagatatGGTTTGAAAATAACCTTGATCGCCAGTGAAAGTACTATGAGTTTGTCCATTAATAAGGACGCCATCAGGCAAAGGAAGAGATCCTCCTGAATCTAGAGATTCTTGCAGGGACTGAAAAGTAAAGAAACCGATATGAACATCCTTATCAGAATAGACAATACAAAAGAACTCTATCAGGTCTTGTATTCGAATTTATATAATCTAATCCAAAGCACATTTAATAGTCGATCTACAAACAGGTAATATATCAGTAACAATATATTTCCTATTGGTTTTATTAGCATGAACTTGCAGagaatggaaaattttgaattaccTTATGATTGGTCTTGTACCAATCACCAATGAGTAGAGTAAAATCTCCATCTTGAATAGGATAGGGGATTGGAATTCTCGGTCTCTGGTAGACATTCAGGGCACCAAATCCACCAGCAGCTTTGTGAAATTGAGTTGAAGGGAAGTATGCAAAAGATCCAATTTGATCTTTGGTTTGGAAGGAATAGGTATAATTGGAGTTTAGAGGAATTGGACAATTGGTCCCAACCACTCCATCTTGCCATGAGTTCTTCCTTTGCTTAATTCCATTCCTTAAGAAAGAACAACAATTACAGTAAATAAGACCAAACTTAAAAGCACTAGTGAACACTCACAACTACACTTGGAAAAACTAAAGCCACTAAGTAAGTACTCAGAAAACAACACATAACTGGCAATGTACTCAGCAAACAACATGATCTGAATGTAACTGTGAACTTAAAACTACATTGCTAGAAAAGGAATGAAATTCAGCAACTCACCATGTAAGCAACAAAGGCTCATCCAGCTTGTTGAAAAGATTAAGGATGATATTGTCATTGGTAACTACTTCTAGTTTAGGGCCAGGAAATTGACCATTGATGAGGATTacctttaaaaaatcaaacagagGAACAATTTAAACAAACAGTAAACACCAACAATAATCTGTAAAAGCCAGATctgaaaaaggaaaagcagACAACCAACCTGTTGAGGAACACCCAGAGGAGAGATAGTCCCATATGTCACAGTCCAAGTGTAAAACCTATATGGGTTTTCAGCATTCACTAATGAAACACTCAGCAAAGCGAAAGCTCCAAAAATCAGTCTAAGCAAACCCTGTTTCTCCATGAATACTGCAAAATGGCACTACATCAAAAAAACCCCAGACAGAATGtgggaaaaattaaaaagacagttgaaaaagaaaaaaaaaaaaataccttgaTTGAGAGAATGGAGAGGAGATTAAGGATGAAGAGAGTCTTATTTGTTGAGAATTTGAAACCCCTTTTATTAAGGTCAGTGGGTAACAGCTAGAAGTTGATTGAATACAACTGGAGTGGATAAAGGGGTAAAATAGAGAGAGGGCGGGAAGAGAACCAAGATTCTTGGTCTGcactaataatattttcttaaatgtaATAATCCAAATTGAgttttgaattaagaaaatgttaattGTATGTTAGAAAAGGCAGGGGAGTATAAATTTAGTAAGGTTGTAACTCCAACTTTATGGAGCATTCGGTGCTATTGACGCGTTTTCTCATAATTGAGAACCCAAATCGCTTCAACTGGAAGCAACCTTGATAACAATGAATGAGCGGCATAAGttagaataaatatttctctttcttttcattttctttttggatgaAAAACTCCCCCAGATTACGCTGTTATTCATGGCTTTaatcttcctttcctttttctttttgacccTCTTTACTTTTCCtctaaagattaaaaattagtaataacaaaatagcCTGATTTTGGTTGTCCTTGTTCCTGACGATTTCGATTCTCTTTTACACAATAATGGATCACAATATATGTGTGCAAAATGACTTTCCTTTGCAACTTTTTTCCATATCTCTTAAGTGTAATATTCTACTAAAAAAGGGATTAGtctataaaatagaaaacttttGTATGTTTGGTTTATGAAACCCAGATGTTACCAAGCTCATAATTGCAATTGGGCTATTAAAGCTTTAGAATTGAAAACGCTTAATCTTTGGTCTCATTCCCCCTTTGATTCTTAGGTGAGCTCTCCTTACAATATTGTGGGAGAGATTttagatataagtaatttGGTTAACATTTGATCCTTTTGCAATTGTGTTGTAGATGAGAAGCATGTGTGATGTCGGAGAGGGCAGAGGTTTGGTGagtaaattaataacaaatagtTCCCCACACGGTTTGCTTTGCTTTGGTTTGTCGCTGTGGCTGTTTGTCTCCTCATATCAAACGACGCACCGCCACTGAATATCACCAATCTCTAAACTACTTTTAAATCATTGATTCCAAAATCAAACCCTTTTTCATCTCTCCTATATCCTCTcttttacattaattaatcatatccTACTTTgcttcatatttttaatttattgccTTTTCTAGTACTAGTATATTACAAAAATCCCAATAACAGTGTTATTATTCCTcacattcataattttttttacatgtaCCATagtctttataaatatttcccAAATTAACTGATTTCAAGCTTGAAAGAAGGGCCAAATGAAAGGATAATTAAGATTTGAAGAAAGATTCAAAGGGTAGTATTGGGATacatttagaataaaattcaAAGGGTAAAAATGGACACAAATGTTTCTCCCACATTCTGACTTTACTACATATTATAggtatttaaataaatgatatgttttttgttcaaaggtttagggtttgggTCAATTCATCCcctgtattttaaaattcaacaattAAGTTTAGTGTTTCTAATGCCCTACAAACTGCTTTATTATATACCCTCTAAATTTATGGAATTAGTTAACAATTTGAGGTAAGTTAATCAGataatatcataattttttagatacaaatttaaaatattaatgtacGCTTTCATAACAATTTccttacacttttttttctttataatgaaaaacatactatatttgataatatccttatttgttttcttttaagaaaaacataaacaaaaatttatatttaaatttgttaggcaatattatatttctaacTCGAGTcatttatcttaaattatgtTTGAGTCAAATCCAatgtaattatataattatgtaaatGTTGTGGTTGTAAAATACTAAAGTTAAGTTAAATGAATGTCTcgtttagaaatatttataaattataaattactcgattttatatcatatataaaaagttaatatgCGTCTAAATACgggagaattttaaaattaaaaatagaaataaaatacaaatatataacacattttaaaagttatctcatattttttcaattttgatccCATTGTTAGAAGTATTATTGTGTTCTCTAACTAACTTTTTATCACACCAAAATTTCTGtttcagtttcttttttctttttaattttcaaaagaaacagttttatgttttaaaagagTAACGACAAGCAAAAACGAATCTACTTGAATGGATAAAGGGATCGTATTGATGAGTGAatgcaattttgttttcttttaaagtgatacatttttattgcttaaaattcaattttttttatatatataatattaacaCATGTTAGAAAaacttggttttatttttattattttcacatATGTGCCCATctttaaatagaaatattatgatttgaatatattagttttaaaaaaggttaaattatataaatcaaaatacttttataaatttcggtggaaaaggaaaaagaaaaagaaagagagaaaggaaagtaaGCTTGTAGTTCAAGTTAAGCACACACCCTCGTCAACAGTATTGAGTCAAGATGAGATGGGTATTTTGCATAGTTTTATATTCCCACTTCCAATCATCTCCCAAGTTTCTGCTATATCAGTTAATAATTGTATACTTTTGAGAGACAGATCATCGATCTTCAAAATAGGAATGGTGGTGGAGGAATTGTTAGTCGGAGCGGCTTTGGGTGCTTTATTAGGAGAGTTGCTGAAAGGGGTTATGAATTTGATGGAAAAATCCGTTCATTTCAAACCTGAGCTTGAACTACTCAAATCACAGATTGAGTTTTTACAGCCATTAGTGGATCAGGTGGATGAGCTTGGTGAGGATTTCAAGCTTCGCTATTCTGATCAAACCTTGAAGATACTCATACGTAAAGGTAAGCAACTTATTAGAGAATGCAATGATGCTGCCATACAAAATACTCTCTCCAGGTACTTCAAGATTCAACTATGTTACACAAAAGACCTTCGAAGATTGGATGCTGAACTTAAAAGGGCGGGAAGCAATTTGAGGTTGGAATTATACGTAcaacaaatgaagaaattacaaGCTCtggaaattaattacaataatgatGGCCGCTATGGTCGAATTCTAGATCGAGCCAAATTAATTGTAACCAGCATCCTTACGCATGTTGGTTACAATTTTACATTTGTAACCAACATCCTCGATAAACTATTTTCGGGCGAGAGTGggagtaataataataaatataatatcaagCTGCCCTTGCTGTTTTATCACGATCAGAGACTCAAAGGTAAACTATATATATCGTTATTAATCATCATCATCGCATCATCCTcgtatgtttttttaattatatatattaaccattttttgtaTGATATTATTAAATTGTATAAATGGGTGTAGGGAAAGCCGGTGTAAATTCTTTACATGCTTTGTTGGGAAGAGCTGTAGAACACATCAAGGACGACCCAAAGAAAGGTGGGttcatatcaatatataattagtaCTGCACTGATcctctttttataattatttttttttaaaaaagtgtgtttaattaatttaaaggcCGGATTGCGGGAATAATTGAAGAGATAATAAAGAAGTGGGGGGAAGGTAGATTTGAGAAGATATTTCATCGCACGTTTGAAACAACTATTGTAGCAGCTGACGAAAAGCTTCAAATATGGTTTGCTTGTAATTTGTCAACTACAAGAGAGAGAGGTGAAAATGAAACAGTAGCAGCATTTGGTGTTTTATTTGTATCTTCAGCAAAGCTTGCATTCTGGAGTTTCAAACCTACTCCACTACCACATTCCTCCAATGTTAATACACAATCCCTGTATCTCAAGGTACCTACTTTTActcattttcataaatcaataaatatagaaacaaaagtaCTGACACATTTGAGATTCTTGGTAATCCAGTTTCAGTTAAGCAATCTCCACAATAAAATCAACAGTTAACCAAAAAGGGAAACtctcttaaaaatatataatctgcaaaataatataaactcTCTAAATAGTTAACTCTATTAGGTGAAACACGTATTATTTGTGTGTGGATATCTcttcttatatttatattttttactagttgtttattttgtaatagttaaatatatattctctgACAATTCATAGGAGATTAGAAAATCGAACCTCTCCTAACTTGAAGGTTAACATATATACAGAGCTAGCTATTGTTGATGTTGCACAGAAAAAAGAAggtatattttataagaaagTTTTTATTAGTTGAGTATCTCATATAAAAGATACAACAACAGGTAGTTATACCATTTGAGCTACTAAAAGACGTTGAGTATGATGGAGATCAAAAATGCATACGAGTCATCGCCATTGATGACCAGAAATTTGAGTTTATGAATTTCCGGAACTACAATTTCGCTAAAGAAGGCATCCAACAAATTCCACTCGCACCCATTTGGACTCGCTAGCTCTACAAACTCTCTCTGCCTTAATTCTTGGGTTAGTAATAGACTATATTGGATtcaagtttttatatatatatatagatatatatatatatttatttattaggtAAGTACAGTTTTCTAGGGCTTGACCTTTAATTATAGCTGTGGTTGATTATTATAACTACAAGTTAATTTTGTGATCGTGAATTATAAACTTATTAGttaaatagttttgtttttgttttttgctggattttaatttctacCTTTACTTTGGAAATTCCCATGGAATTttaacaaaggaaaaagaaaaggaaagagtcAGGTGGGAGAGAGAAATTGAATATGCTGGGTATTATACTTATGTCAACAATCGAGCTTTCCAACCAACCAACCACTTGTAAGACCAGAGAACGCGCTAAGCCAACACGAACCAATAGGAAACTAGAGATCACAACGCCAAACCAACAATCGCAATATTGCTAGTCAAACTCGAACCAAGAAACTGAGACACCTACAGATCCTATGACCGGAGACCCACAACCACAAACCTGTCCGACTGCAGAATGCCCTGTTGTAAAAATAAGGTACATCACTGTCAAAATGACTTATTGTGTAGTGACGAATCTTTAAGATTAACACAGCTTCTACTTGTACACTTGGTCCGATATTAAAATAGAAACGATCAAGAAACTTACTCACAATTGACAACTATTTGTATTGGTAGAGAAAAGGAGAGGTTATaaagaatgaatgaataagAATACAAATCTTTATTAAGGCAAGCACAGTTGTTCGAGCCCGAGCTCGGACTGACGTCAAGTAGTGACACGATCATAGGGTTTACTTCTTCCAATTTAAGAGAGATAACTTTACATTGGGTAAAGGTCCACAGTCTTTTCCAACGCACCTAAGGCTGGAAAAAAACCACCACCAACTGACGTCACTACACCGTCAGGACGCCTACGTCAGATGGCGTCAACCACGGCTAAACCAGCCGTGAAACCTCCCAAACCGGAAAACCCACGTAACCCGAGGCGAGTGACGCTGAAATCGCTCACCGAATAACGCACCACCGTCGTGTGGCCGTGGGATAgactttttctctctctcctttcttTCTCTGTGAATTGCGGCTGCCCTCTCTTcacctcttcctcttttctttttcccaaaATAAAACGAAGAATATTCGCTTAATTGCAAAAGTGCCATTGGCACATAATTACAATTCTGTCCACGAccataaaaaaactcattttacaATACCTAAGGCTTATTAATTATGGTAgcccttttattttattttttgtttttgtttttctaaatttaacttatttCATCCTTGTTCTTTTTACATATGGCATctcttaaatgtttttaaaacactaaaccttaaataaatttttaaaagctaacctttctaagtttttaatttttgacatGGTTTTCTAAACCATGGATGAcggaagaaatttttttgggtggaaacaatttttataagcttaattttcaaaaaacaaagaatcaaAGGTAGGAaaagagatatttttaaataaatagaggATGAGGAGGAGAAGCACAAGTACAAGGGAgtaaaatttttttagttcaatataATTAGGGTCtttaattgattattaattgCTAGTTTTTAGCTTAAAAGTAGCCCAAGAAAATTTATAGATGAAGTGCATGAGccaagggaagaagaagatgaaggtaaGTTCTATGTAACGACTTAGTGATGCTTTGGTGTTTTAAACTACTAGTTATTAATTTTGGCTAAATAGATTCTTTGattgaagtttattgtttttattaagtAAGTCTGCTGGCCTTTGATTAAATATTAACGACAGCTTTTATtctcattaattaaaaacaaaatatatttaaaaaacttagCTGCTTCAATGAAAATCCCTGAATTCTATAGAATAAGGAATGAGAAGGCTTTTATTATCGATGTttggtgtttttgttttgtaataatGGAGGAGAAGCAGTCCAAACTGTACAAAGGAAGTTTCattgttgatgttttttttcttttgaaaaaatacaaCGGTCTCTAATTGCTTGGCTACTTTTAACCTTATTAATGTCCATGcaaattattgatatataatcCATCAACAAACAGAAAATAATCAAGCTACTTTGTGTACTTCactgatatatatatatacacatatgtgtatatgtatatatgtatatatgtctGTGTTAGGCACTTTAACCAAGGGAAGGGACTAATGagttaatgatttttttttttaaattatcattaCAGGTTGGAACTTGAAGATAATTTATTTCCATCTTTAATTGGAACTTTGGAATTTCAAGAGATTAATTGTGACTATGTTTGTATcctgaaatttcaaattaaaagacTTATAACTGttatatgtttgtttattgTCCATATAATTAACTTCAAGAGGTTTGTGATAATTATACGTTTATATCCTGAAATTTTACAAAGGTCCATTCACAAATGTTTGcattttggaattttaagAGATTTATATGTGAATACGTATGTCGTTTGATTAACGTTTCAACTCGggtgttaaattttaaaaacgtctTAATTTGATCCTTCCTAATTTGTCTTATTTTAGCTAGAGGACTTATATGAgcattttagaaatataataaataattgaatatatgtTTGTATGTATAGGGTTTGTTTAATACCAAttcaaaatgattatgaatttTGTGAGAATTTGAGAATGCATATGGACATCTcttaaaaatggttttcaaaccaCTTGATTTTATgcatatttatttgaattttcgTTTCTGCCCCTTGGTTGTGAAAGCGTTTTGGTAATATACACATTTTgatccaatttttaaaaactttctttaaaatttggaaacaagaaacacagctttttctttaaaaccagaaaacaaaaacatctATCATTAAAGGAACCTggtttttgaatatttaaaaaggagAGCAGTGTAGAAATTTATGATTCAATGATTTTAAAACGTAAAATACacattaaatttcaattgtgAGAGGGGAAATGAAATTAGAGGAAGACGAATGGCACAGAGGTGTATTTTAGTCAACAACTTTTgtccacatatatatactaacATTTATTACtgcaaattttgaatattcaaccactattttaaaagaaatctactattattattattattattattatttaatttctgaAGTTGACATATAATaatacttttgaaagtttaatgtAGACAAAATAAGTTGAAACGGTTCTtgctaaatttttaaaaaagtaaactcAGGGTTAAACTTATTGCTTTTACAAAATTAGCAAATGAAAAGCTCCACTCATAAATAAATGTAAGGAAAATACAAATAGAttttatacacttgatacgAAACTTGAATATACacttcaaaatgaaaatataaatatgtaggacacattttaaattatcactcactgtaatttctttttctatcattttaaagtaaaatgttACCTTAGTACATGTGGTTGTCTCTTTCTCTGTACTGATgaacataataaataaataaataaatggtgtaaaaacaaaagagaattaGTATCACCACACAAAACAAGATTGAAAATTCAGCAGCGTCGTCGTCCAGGCCTTGAGAAGAAACAGCACCAACAAAACATTAATGGCTCACAGCTTAGCCCTCTCTCTTTATCCTCTCCTCCCATGGATTATTCGAAATGGAAACAGTAGCTTCTCTTCTACCCTCTCTTCTCTTCTGCCTTTTCCCATATATTAATAATgctaattactattttattttcatcttctctttctttcctttttctatgtatctttttcaaaagaaaaaagaattattatgtTCTCTGACTAAGTTTTTATCACACCAAAATTTCtgtttcagtttttttttttttttaattttatgtttgattttcatctAGTTTTAGAAGTATGTATTGATGAGTTTCAAacttagttttcattttaattctaataCACTTAGAGACAAAGATAAAGACCTCGTCTTGAAaccattcatttattttttaaaatttaagattataaacgttatttttttttaattctctgGTATTTCActgatttttaaaactaaaaccacattttgaaaagaaaaaaagaacagtgAAAGGATAAGGGGCACGTATTGAGTGGatgcaattttgttttcttttaaagtgatacatttttattgcttaaaattcaaaattttct
This DNA window, taken from Cucumis sativus cultivar 9930 chromosome 6, Cucumber_9930_V3, whole genome shotgun sequence, encodes the following:
- the LOC101219966 gene encoding uncharacterized protein LOC101219966 isoform X1, which encodes MGILHSFIFPLPIISQVSAISVNNCILLRDRSSIFKIGMVVEELLVGAALGALLGELLKGVMNLMEKSVHFKPELELLKSQIEFLQPLVDQVDELGEDFKLRYSDQTLKILIRKGKQLIRECNDAAIQNTLSRYFKIQLCYTKDLRRLDAELKRAGSNLRLELYVQQMKKLQALEINYNNDGRYGRILDRAKLIVTSILTHVGYNFTFVTNILDKLFSGESGSNNNKYNIKLPLLFYHDQRLKGKAGVNSLHALLGRAVEHIKDDPKKGRIAGIIEEIIKKWGEGRFEKIFHRTFETTIVAADEKLQIWFACNLSTTRERGENETVAAFGVLFVSSAKLAFWSFKPTPLPHSSNVNTQSLYLKVVIPFELLKDVEYDGDQKCIRVIAIDDQKFEFMNFRNYNFAKEGIQQIPLAPIWTR
- the LOC101219966 gene encoding uncharacterized protein LOC101219966 isoform X2, with translation MGILHSFIFPLPIISQVSAISVNNCILLRDRSSIFKIGMVVEELLVGAALGALLGELLKGVMNLMEKSVHFKPELELLKSQIEFLQPLVDQVDELGEDFKLRYSDQTLKILIRKGKQLIRECNDAAIQNTLSRYFKIQLCYTKDLRRLDAELKRAGSNLRLELYVQQMKKLQALEINYNNDGRYGRILDRAKLIVTSILTHVGYNFTFVTNILDKLFSGESGSNNNKYNIKLPLLFYHDQRLKGKAGVNSLHALLGRAVEHIKDDPKKGRIAGIIEEIIKKWGEGRFEKIFHRTFETTIVAADEKLQIWFACNLSTTRERGENETVAAFGVLFVSSAKLAFWSFKPTPLPHSSNVNTQSLYLKVGT
- the LOC101219405 gene encoding L-ascorbate oxidase homolog, whose amino-acid sequence is MEKQGLLRLIFGAFALLSVSLVNAENPYRFYTWTVTYGTISPLGVPQQVILINGQFPGPKLEVVTNDNIILNLFNKLDEPLLLTWNGIKQRKNSWQDGVVGTNCPIPLNSNYTYSFQTKDQIGSFAYFPSTQFHKAAGGFGALNVYQRPRIPIPYPIQDGDFTLLIGDWYKTNHKSLQESLDSGGSLPLPDGVLINGQTHSTFTGDQGKTYMFRISNVGLSTSLNFRIQGHKMKLVEVEGSHTLQNLYDSLDVHVGQSLSVLVTLDQAPKDYYIVASTRFTKTVLTATAVLHYSNSNSPVSGPLPAGPTIEVDWSVKQARTFRWNLTANAARPNPQGSFHYGKIIPTKTIVLATSAALINGKQRYAINRVSYVNSDTPLKLADYFNIPGVFSVDSLQSLPSDGPAFIATSVLPTALHDFVEIVFQNNENTVQSFHLDGYDFWVVGYGSGQWSQDSRNSYNLVDALTRHTAQVYPNSWTTILVSLDNQGMWNLRSSIWERQYLGQQFYLRVWTQTQSLANEYNIPSNALLCGKAVGRH